TGGCATTGCTATTTCAAATGATATTTATAAGGAGTTTATTATACTATGGAAAAACACTTgtgttatatgtttattttacttagaatgTGAAGCAGAGAAGAAGGGAACAGAACTACAGTCTGTGCATTTAGTCACAACCAGGTAAGATAAACTTTCCAGAATCACAAAACTGGAAGGAGGCACCAAAATATGTTTAACatgcttttctattttacttctgtttttctatattttccagtttaaaacaatttgtatatactaatttaaaatggaaaaatacctttgcactttcttttaaaaagttataaacagAATGGCTGAAACATAGCAGATTTGACCCTCTATGAGTCAGGTTCAACTTGCCATGGATCCTACAGTCCATGGGAGTGTAGGTAAGAGATGCCTAGTTAGGAAACACAAGGAatggcaaggtgtggtggctcatgtctataaccctagcactttgggaggccaaggcgggaggatggcttgagcccaggagttcgaaaccagcctgggcaacagagtgagaccctgtccctatttaaaaaaaaaaaaacaacaaaaaataggctgggtgcagtgcctcatgcctgtaatcctttggGAGGATTAGGTGTGGCGagggagcactttgggaggctgaggcaggtggatcacttgaggtcaggagtccatgaccagcctggccaacatggtgaaaccctgtctctactaaaaatacaacaattagcagggcatagtggtgcacgcctgtaatcccagcttctcggctggctgaggcaggagaatcgcttgaacccaggaggtggaggttgcagtgagctgagattgctccactgcacttccgcctgagcaacagagcaagactccatctccaaaataataataataataataataataataaaataaaacacaagggaCCCAGTTCCTTCAAGTGCAACCCACAGGACTATTAATGTGAGAGCTGCAATAGATTCCCACTGGGAGAGTTCCTTGAAAGGAACCACGAGCCCAGTATGCCCATACCTTTGTATGACTTTTAATACCACATCCCAGCTCTGCTTCTTGGTTCACTAGGATATTCCACATGTTGGCAAggtctaaaaacaaacaattacCTTTGCAAGCTACCACATGGTCACTGAGAGAGACAAAAGGGAATTGCCACAATGAGATGGCTTTCATCTCTCttgctattcagaaggctgattTTGTTCACACATGAGGGAGAGAAAATGGCAAAAATGGGAATGGGGGTGGGGTATggaggtgggggtagggaggTGGAAATAAGTTCCTTGTCTTCTAGGAAAATACCAAGTTGCATATCGACCTGAAGGATAACCCAAATTGCAAATCCAGGGTATTTCACAAGATGAGAAAGGCCTTAgccattttcatttaaattcctattgtatatttttacaaagaaaaaatatctatgcACAGTTTGAAAacagtattatatataaaatatttagtccTTTCAGTGTATCTTTAAGAATATATAAAACCTCTTACTTggagaaaacattaaaagcataaatttaaacatttcataatactgcaatattttaaaaacctttataaaACACCTTCCAGAAAGGTTtgcatagacaaaaaaaaaaaaaaaaagcttgggaAACATTGCATTTTGCAACAGTCTTCCTGAATATTGGCAGTGCATATTGGCATAGTAAAGACTCCTAGAAGACCTACAACATAGAAGTTGGCTTAACTGTGCTTATTTAATTGTTTCTCAAACCTAATGAATCAAAACgccattttcttcaaatataaagtGGATCAAACACACAATTAGGGAAGTATTGCTCTATGTAGATCAGTGTccaatttcttttactttctccatCTCTCCCACTCTCAAGCCACATCTCTCAACCTCTTTCCCAAGCTCCTCTCACCTTAACTCTAAGACGCAACCCATAACCTGGCAATCACTGGATCATATCTTGGGATATTGCCAGTGGCTGTTATACATCAGCTCTGATCTGAAGAGAATCCATGTACAGGTAAGAGAATAAACAGCTCCATTCCCATTCTAGTTGGTCGTCTCCCCAGGACACCAGCCAAATTTGTTGCTGACTAAGGAGGCaccccctttttttgtttttgtttttgaagtggACATCTTTCCTTTAGAAACTTAGCACTGGCTGAGGCACCAATTAATTTTGCATAAGCTGCCACAGGACCATCAGATGTTAATCCGTTCGTTCATAACCACAGAGTATTGTTTTAGGGTCATGtgcacaacttctgcctccagcccTGTGGATTTATTTACTGCTTAGTCCCTAGTTCCTGCAGCTGTGTCCTTTCAATGACTGCTTTATGGTGGCCAAGAGAGTTGAGGTCGACTGCCAGGACTCTGAGATCTGgaggaacacatggacacattatTCTTTTGCTCTGAAGCTATCCAATTCCTGTTCCGGTCAGATGGGGAGATAGTGGGAGGATATCTCTGAAACTGCCCAGCACTTACTGCTGATATTCCTCATGTCTGACATTATTGCAAGAGAACAAACTCAGATCTACCCTCTGTGTGTTCTTCAGTGGAAGGTGAATTACTAATGAAAGTGTAATAATACAAAACACAATTGAGTGTAGCCTTGGCTTTATTTGTAAGACCTACTCTGGagacattattttctttactcCAAGACTACACATTGGATCCAGTCTGCTTCAAACAAGAGACCGAGAAAGACGGGTTACTATGCTAATTGAATACTAATGAGGCCTTTGCTTAAGTTGGGTTTTGTTGCAATTATTTGCCACtacatttcttttgtatttatgtagagggaaaaataaagtacTTCAAAGGTAGCAAGAGTCTTACTTAGCCTGAGCACTTGCAGAAAAAATGTCTTGCTACTCTTTCTTTTGTACTTGTAACATTTGTAAAGAGTTTTGTTCGGCACTAGGGAAAAGCaaaatatcatcatcattattactgGCCTTTGTCCACAGTGGATTTCATCCAGATTCTAACCAGTGACTCTGTGACTAACAATCTGAGTCACTAAGTTTCAGATGTTTATGGATTTCAACACAATTCCCAGActgaaagtttttttaatttattttcatgtttcaaGACTCAGAAAGAATTAACTGCCTTTCTGTATTTCCAGTCTAGTGCAGAAAGAACTAAATGCCTTTCTGTATTTCCAATCTAGTGTCACTGAGTGACGGACTAGGAACAATTTAGTGGATAGATTGAACTGTTCCTTCAATTACAGATTTGTATTGACAAATGTCAATTaccaaaatgtcaaaaaaaaaattagtatgtaCTTTCAGGACAAAAGTCTCCAGGCTGGCAGAGAATTCagtgaattataaatatttgtgttttcacCATGGTAGTGGCACAGGATAATTACAGAATTTAAAATGCAGAGAAtcacggtgctgggaaaactgaatatccacatgtggaagaatgaaactagacccctctttctcaccatatacaaaaatcaactcaaggccgggtgcagtggctcgtgcctgtaatcccagagctttggcaggccgaggcaggcagatcacttgaggtcaggagtttgagaccagcctggccaatgtggtgaaaccccgtctctactaaaagcacaaaaattagctgggcgtggtggtgggcgcctgtaatcccagctactcgggaggctgaggcaggagaatcacctgaatctgagatgcggaggttgcagtgagccgagataaaaccactgcactccagcatgggcaacagagcaagactccgtctcaaaacaaacaaacaaaaaaaatcaactcaaaataaagaCTGACATGTAAAACCTGAGACGATGAAACTGCTAGAAAGAAAACATAGTGGAAACACTTTATGACATTGGTCCAGGCAAGGATTTTTTGGATAAGACctcaacaaaaagaatgaaatcctgtcatttgcaacaacatggatgaagctggaggacattatgttaagcaaGAAAAGCTGGACACAAAAGGCAAATACTACATCATCTCACATATATgcggaattttaaaaagttgatcgcatagaaatagagagtagaatactGGTTAGCAGAGTCAGGTGAAAAGTGGGGAGGAGTGGCAAGAGTAGGAGAGGTTGGTTAGTAGGTACTAGGTCATAGTTAGACGAGAGGAGTAAGTTCTGGTACACTAATGCAGCagtcccaacctttttggcaccaaggacctGTTTTGTgcaagacaatttttccacatatTTTGAGGGGgcatggtttcaggatgaaactgttccatctcagatcatccaGCGTTAGTTAGGTTCACAGAAGgggcatgcaacctagatccctgccATGTGCGGTTCAccatagggtttgtgctcctatgagaatctaatgcggctgctgatctgacaggaggcagagctcaggtgagAATGCTCGCTGACACTCACCTCCTACTGTGCagctcagttcctaacaggccacaggctGGTACCAGTTTGCAGCCCGGTAGTTGGGGACGCCTGCTCTATGGTACAGCAGAGTGATATATTTAACAATaatgtgttgtatatttcaaatcaGCTAGAAGAGACGATTtggaatgttctcaccacaaagaaatgaaaaatgcttgagatgatgggtatgctaattaccctgagtTGATCATTATGCAATGTATACACGTAGTggaacatcacactgtaccccatagataatatgtacaactattatgtgtcagttaaaaataaaactaaaaaaaaaataagtaaacacaatataaacactaaaaaaaaaatgcagagaaactACTGCTAAAATGTAATAAAGAGAATGACAGAAAAATGCAAGTATATTGACTGGTTATTAACTTTGCAAAGATGCACGTCTTTATTCTTATAGCTCCTTCAAAGGCATATTAGAAAATGGACAGTCTGACCatttgagggtagagggtgggaggagggtgaggatcaaaaaactatgtatcaggtactatgcttattacctgagtgacgaaataatctgtacacctaACCCCTGCGACATGCAATTTTCCCAAACAAACCTGTGTgtgtacccccgaacctaaaataaaagttaggaaaaagaaaaggaaatggacaGTCTGAGCTAAAATCCCCCTTTTTATGaaaaatctcattattttaataattttatcatttttctgtattcattCTCATACCAGCCCTAGATTATCCCTAGACTATAACTATCCCTGATTGGTCAGCTTACatcaatcttttattattattattattatttatttgtagggacagggtcttgctctgtcacccaggctggagtgcagtggtgcaattacgactcaatgcagcctcaaacttctggcctcaggcaatctttccagcttagcctccccagtagctaggtctacaggtgccacactaccacatctggctaagtttttaattttttatagtgatgtggtctcactgcattgcccaggtttggtcttgaattcctggcctcaagtgagcctcctgctttggcctcccaaaatgctggtattacaggtgtgagccatggtgcctagcCCCATCAACCTTAAAAGACAATTCCTTGTCATTTTCACATGGAATAATTTTACAAACATTTGGTCATACATTTTTACAGCATCTCAGGTTAATAATATCTTACAGTTTTATAGCATTTTGCAAAGAATTCTCTTGCATGGTATCTCACATTCATCTCATCATATGCAGTAGAGAATAAATGGGTGGCTCCATTTTACGGATGAGAAAATTGATGTATATTACACTGATATAATTGGCTTAGACTCATTGGCTAAAGTAACATggattgttaaagaaaaatagaggtcCTAGTCCAAAGCTGTTCCACTAgacatgtgatatggtttggctctgtgtccccacccaaatctcatgttgaattgtaattcccaatgtcaggggagggatctggtgggaggcgattggcTCATGAGGGTGGATTTCTCCCATATTGTTCTCGttatagtaagtgagttctcacaagatctcatggtttaaaagtatgtgacACTGcacctttgctctctctctctctctctgtctcctgctctgccatggtaagatgtgcttgcttcccctttgccttctgccatgattgtaaatttcctgaggcctcccagccttgctttctgtacagcctgcagaactgtgagtcaattaaacctcttttcttcataaattatccaggtctcatgtagttctttatagcaatatgagaacagactaatacaacatgtAACAGAAATTTGaggtttaaaaagaatttttgccTCTAAATCCTCATAATGCAAGATTAAGAATAAAGCCTGGACAGATGAGCTGTTATTTCTGGATACCGGTCTTTGCAAATACTATTTGGGTTATCaggtattattttgtattatgttaATGCTCTCCAAAGTATTGAAGTGTAATCAGAATgcacaaaatattatcaaaatatacaaagataataaagaaaatgaattagatttttaaaaactatttactcATCACTCTGTGCCCTTTATAGGATGACCTATATAAGTCTATGTAGGATGTTCTTGAGCACACATTCATAAGATTCCTGTTGTCTTTCAAGCAAGTTACATTTTTCACTGTGAACTtgttggattttacatttaatagCCTTTCTAAGGGAAGAAGATTTATCTACCATTTCCCTTACATCTTCCACAGTGTCTAGGCTGGAACCAAAATTGATGCTTTTTGCCTTCTGTATGGCAACTATTCCTGTGACATATTTTGAAGTTCCTTGCACCCCCTAATCTGGCCCTGCACCCACACTGAGCCTCATGGCTAAGTTTTGATACCCAAGCAGTAAGATGGTCTAGTGGAATCCCCTAAAGCATGGGTCATGAGCCACCCACATCACACCCATCTAGTGTCTCTCAGCAGGTGCAGGATTCTAGGTGCTTCCACAGATCTTCCCCACCCAGTGAAGCTGCATTAACCAGCTCCCCAGGAGAGTCTTGTGAACTCTAAAGTTTGATCATCATCCTAATGATAGCACTTTTCTGCTCCTGGAAATTTTAATGATGTTACTTGTGAATATGGTTCCCGGGCCTggtctttgaaaatgaaaatggaagatGGTGCTTGACTTTGGGGAAAAGAAGTGAGACGCAGACTACAAAAATGGCTCAAAACAACGCCCTCTGACAATTACTAACAGAAAATGTTAACCTGTGTGCTGGGAAACAACACCCCCCATTTCTGTGAGGCAGTTGCCAAGCAGATGCCTGATTTCAGGGATCTCTGGAGCTGCACCCTCCAAGGCGCTGGCGCTTAGAAACGACATGAAGAGCCAGCCCTGCTGAGCAGGACCAGGGCGCCAAGTCTGAATGACTAATATTTTTCCAACCTAGAACATCATTAACGGATTGATAACTATTTCCCCTTTAAACTAGGCAAAATCAGCATTCCTCTCCCCTCTGTGTGCCAGAATTCAAAGATGAACAAAAGAGGCCTGCATCAGGAAAACTGTGTTCAGTTCTCTTGGATTCAGGGCTTCGACCCGAATTGGGCTGAGTGAAGGAAGACGCTGGTGAGATGTCAGGGACCCAGGGAATGAAGACACACCGAGAAAAAGGAACCTGCAGGAGTGGACAAAGAACCGGAGCATAGAGATCTGAGAGGGGTTGAAATGAACAACAGACTCATACAAGAAGGATTTCTAATCAGAAAGGAGCGATTGCTTTAATAAAGCTGCAACCTGGAACAATTACAATCTGACCAGATGTTCTTGCAAAACTGGTAAAGCAGAGAATGTGTAAAAATCTCTCCCCCTCCTCGCCTGAATGCAGTTGACTAAAGGCCAAAAGGCTGGATCCTCAAAGCCCAGATCTGATCACTGCAGATCTGGGCCACCCTAAAAGCAATCTTTCCAGCTCCAGGCCCTGGGatgagggaggtgggggaaggtggagaaaggtggaggaaggtggagggaggtgaggggaggtggagggaggtggagggaggtgagCGGAGGTGGAGAGAGGTGGGTGGCGGCTCCAAGGTTTGAAAACACATCCAGGACACTTCCCATCCTCCAAGAGCACGCAAGCTCACAGGCTCTTTCACGCTTCTGCTTGGGACGATCGCGTGCATGAAATCTGGCAGGGAGGAGTCAAGGAGATTGTTAGCCCGAGGGCTGGGACGGTGGATCTGGGAATCAGGGGCCTGGGGAACGCGTTCTCTTCCTGCCGCGGGCTGCCTAGTGCTCCGGAGTCCCCGCGGGGCCTGGCGGCGGGGCCGGGGGCTGCACGCGACCATCCGGCAGGCGGCGGCAGCGACAGCGGCGGCCGCGAGGGACGCTCCCGGGGCCCGAGCTCAGAGGGAGCGGTCGCGGCTTGGCAGCTGCTCCCCGCTCCCCCGCGGCCTAGCCAGGGGAGGGGGCGCAGCGCCGGGGCCGTGGATCCGCGCCAGGCCGCTGCTTCCCGCCGGCGGGCCCGGGGCGGGGCGGCCCCGTCCCCGTCCCcgtccccatccccatccccacgtCCCATCCCCCACGCAGCCTTCGCCCTCCCTGCTCCTTCCCGCGCCGTCTTCCCTTCCCGCGTTCCCCGGGAGAAACATGGCCGGGAGCAGCGAGGAGGCGCCAGACTACGGGCGAGGCGTCGTGGTAAATGCAAACTCCCGATTTTGGGGCTCGTCccgctcccctccctccctggcacCCTGCTTGTAGATTAAATGCTTGCCGTGCGTCGGGGGAGAGAGCGGGCCACCGCTTTGTTCTCCCTCCCGGCGGGGATCGCTTCCATCCTCAGACCCGGGCCTCCTCTCCCCGCCCCCAATCTGACGAAACAATGAGTCCCGTCCCTTCACCCCGAGTTCCCAGCGTCCCCCCGCGTCCTCCGGCCGGTAGCTCGCTCCTGCAGCGTCCCGCCGGCGCCCAGCCGTCCCCATCCCCACGAGCCACGGGGAGCCGCTTCTGCGAGCCGGGCGGGGCCCCA
This genomic stretch from Nomascus leucogenys isolate Asia chromosome 18, Asia_NLE_v1, whole genome shotgun sequence harbors:
- the LOC115831216 gene encoding branchpoint-bridging protein-like, producing the protein MGTAGRRRDAAGASYRPEDAGGRWELGVKGRDSLFRQIGGGERRPGSEDGSDPRREGEQSGGPLSPPTHDFMHAIVPSRSVKEPVSLRALGGWEVSWMCFQTLEPPPTSLHLRSPPSTSLHLPSPPSTFLHLSPPSPTSLIPGPGAGKIAFRVAQICSDQIWALRIQPFGL